The proteins below are encoded in one region of Chrysemys picta bellii isolate R12L10 chromosome 4, ASM1138683v2, whole genome shotgun sequence:
- the LOC135982981 gene encoding mucin-2-like, with amino-acid sequence MHTVLSTTPTTLSTTKVTIKTTPITIKSTTHSIPVTTITKKTTRSTTPIRTVTEITSPITTTKTTISPTSETPLTPTVTVISTTAKKHTTPRMTTTITTPTITKTSTTTSSTPTPYTRSTKTRETAMPTPHTTETLIMTSLPTSSMESTASESTTPSTETSTTAKPTTPTTLTLTTTTLSTSSPESTTSKSTPTISTTFTTPTKTTTPTTITTVTLTTTAPTSTSPESTASESTTPSTETSTTATPTTPTTLTLTTTTLSTSSPESTTSKSTPTISTTFTTPTTTTTPTTLTSVSLTTTAPTSTSPESTASESTAPSTVKTTTLTTVSPTTTSTKSTTGSTPTVTPSTTRKTTPTTSLSTTSKTTASTESIPTPSPKTPRIRTTTTTVPSTKSTETSTTATPTTPTTLTLTTTTLSTSSPESTTSKSTPTISTTFTTPTTTTTPTTLTSVTLTTTAPTSTSPESTASESTTLSTVKTTTLTTVSPTTTSTKSTTGATPTGKEPTKPSTPSSSVTKTVETTTPRSTSKTTPTTSVSTTSKTSASTESRPTFSPIISLRSTSSPKTAPAEIVTTTMPPTKSTETSTTATPTTPTTLTLTTTTLSTSSPESTTSKSTPTISTTFTTPTTTTTPTTLTSVSLTTTAPTSTSPESTASESTAPSTVKTTTLTTVSPTTTSTKSTTGSTPTGTQTSPIGD; translated from the exons ATGCACACTGTTTTAAGCACTACACCAACCACCCTATCTACTACAAAAGTAACCATAAAAACAACACCTATCACAATCAAATCCACTACTCACTCCATACCAGTAACCACCATTACGAAAAAGACAACACGGTCAACTACCCCAATCAGAACAGTAACTGAGATTACGTCACCAATAACCACCACCAAAACAACCATATCTCCAACCTCAGAAACACCACTCACCCCTACAGTCACAGTCATCTCAACAACTg caaaaaaacatACAACTCCACGTATGACAACAACCATTACGACACCAACTATAACAAAGACATCAACAACTACTTCATCAACGCCTACTCCTTACACTAGGTCAACGAAAACCAGAGAAACAGCTATGCCAACTCCACACACGACTGAAACTCTAATAATGACATCTCTACCCACAAGCTCAATGGAGAGCACCGCATCAGAGTCCACCACTCCAAGCACCGAAACAAGTACAACCGCCAAACCAACTACACCCACAACCCTCACTCTCACCACGACTACCTTGTCCACTAGCTCACCAGAGAGCACAACATCAAAGTCAACCCCTACCATTTCCACTACCTTTACCACGCCCACCAAAACCACCACACCAACTACAATCACAACCGTCACTCTGACGACGACGGCCCCGACCAGTACTTCACCGGAGAGCACCGCATCTGAGTCCACCACTCCAAGCACCGAAACCAGTACAACCGCCACACCAACTACACCCACAACCCTCACTCTCACCACGACTACCTTGTCCACTAGCTCACCAGAGAGCACAACATCAAAGTCAACCCCTACCATTTCCACTACCTTTACCACGCCCACCACAACCACCACACCAACTACACTCACAAGCGTCTCTCTGACGACCACGGCCCCGACCAGTACTTCACCGGAGAGCACCGCCTCTGAGtccaccgccccaagcaccgtgAAAACAACTACGCTGACGACAGTTTCTCCAACGACTACGTCAACTAAGTCCACAACGGGGTCAACACCAACAG TAACACCGAGCACTACCAGGAAAACAACACCAACCACATCTCTCTCTACAACTTCAAAAACCACTGCATCAACAGAGTCCATCCCAACGCCCTCACCAAAAACCCCTCGAATAAGAACTACGACAACGACTGTGCCTTCCACCAAGTCTACCGAAACCAGTACAACCGCCACACCAACTACACCCACAACCCTCACTCTCACCACGACTACCTTGTCCACTAGCTCACCAGAGAGCACAACATCAAAGTCAACCCCTACCATTTCCACTACCTTTACCACGCCCACCACAACCACCACACCAACTACACTCACAAGCGTCACTCTGACAACGACGGCCCCGACCAGTACTTCACCGGAGAGCACCGCATCTGAGTCCACCACCCTAAGCACCGTGAAAACAACTACGCTGACGACAGTTTCTCCAACTACTACGTCAACTAAGTCCACAACGGGGGCAACACCAACAG GAAAAGAGCCAACTAAACCTAGTACTCCATCCTCATCTG TAACTAAGACCGTGGAAACCACAACACCGAGAAGTACCAGCAAAACAACACCAACCACATCTGTCTCTACAACATCCAAAACCTCTGCATCAACAGAGTCCAGGCCTACATTCTCACCAATAATAAGTCTAAGAAGCACCTCCTCTCCAAAAACCGCTCCAGCAGAAATTGTGACAACGACTATGCCTCCCACCAAGTCTACCGAAACCAGTACAACCGCCACACCAACTACACCCACAACCCTCACTCTCACCACGACTACCTTGTCCACTAGCTCACCAGAGAGCACAACATCAAAGTCAACCCCTACCATTTCCACTACCTTTACCACGCCCACCACAACCACCACACCAACTACACTCACAAGCGTCTCTCTGACGACCACGGCCCCGACCAGTACTTCACCGGAGAGCACCGCCTCTGAGtccaccgccccaagcaccgtgAAAACAACTACGCTGACGACAGTTTCTCCAACGACTACGTCAACTAAGTCCACAACGGGGTCAACACCAACAGGTACACAAACCTCCCCCATAGGAGATTGA